The Candidatus Dependentiae bacterium genome includes a window with the following:
- the atpB gene encoding F0F1 ATP synthase subunit A — translation MEAFENGQSLWNPLGWLGIENELLKLNGSTIINTWIVLFVLITLLILARIFIAKSTILAHLIKKSVQSLIDLIEQNMGKFIYSHFLMVAALFLFILGCNWVILLPWTKEPTTDINTTLALAVIAFFYKEIACIRARGWWGYLEEFLEPFFIMAPINVIGHFSKIISLSFRLFGNIFGSSIIMDLYTHVISTFWLTELLGLLSGLNIVVVLFFGLFEGLIQAFVFSMLTLTYIGLAVQKDHHGESN, via the coding sequence ATGGAAGCGTTTGAAAATGGACAATCACTTTGGAATCCACTTGGTTGGTTGGGAATAGAAAACGAACTGTTAAAGTTAAACGGTTCGACTATTATCAATACCTGGATTGTTCTTTTTGTTCTTATAACCCTCTTGATTCTCGCTCGTATCTTTATCGCAAAAAGTACAATTTTAGCGCACCTCATAAAGAAATCGGTACAAAGTCTTATCGATTTGATAGAGCAAAACATGGGAAAATTTATTTATTCCCACTTTTTGATGGTTGCTGCACTTTTCCTCTTCATTCTTGGCTGCAATTGGGTGATTCTTTTACCATGGACAAAAGAACCTACTACCGACATTAATACAACACTTGCGCTCGCTGTAATAGCATTTTTCTATAAAGAAATTGCCTGCATACGCGCTCGTGGATGGTGGGGTTATTTAGAAGAATTTCTAGAACCGTTTTTTATTATGGCGCCCATCAATGTAATCGGCCATTTTTCAAAAATCATCTCTCTTTCGTTTCGTCTTTTTGGCAATATTTTTGGCAGCTCAATTATCATGGATTTGTACACGCACGTTATTTCTACATTTTGGCTTACGGAACTGCTTGGCCTTCTTTCTGGGCTTAATATCGTTGTCGTTCTTTTCTTTGGGCTCTTTGAAGGGCTCATTCAAGCATTTGTTTTCTCAATGCTCACCCTTACTTATATTGGTTTAGCGGTGCAAAAAGATCATCACGGCGAAAGTAACTAA
- a CDS encoding glycosyltransferase produces MKKKEVHVLYIITKLELGGAQKVCLALLNGAQEQGHTSFLIAGDGGILSQSVAHNKNVFLLNSLKREANFASIWAELKAFKDLVAHIRKIRINFPNLIVHTHSTKAGIIGRWAAFFAGASRRVHTIHGFAFHDHQSWPLWFLIYVLELLTSFITTHYVCVSSYDVRKAINLFPRFAKKHSIIRAAVDPEPFFHASRKTTFETKNDLFTFGTVSCFKKQKNLFDMLQAFSYGYEKNNLIRLEIIGDGAMRPSLEAWIAQRNLQDVVKLHGWQENVAPIMATWNAFLLSSLWEGLPCAIVEARLLKLPVLSYDTGGVHDVIFNGENGLLYKPKYWQELAQGMLSVSSNRLLHKKLSQFKDDLSSFDQNVMINQHLQLYRSF; encoded by the coding sequence ATGAAAAAAAAAGAAGTGCACGTTTTGTATATTATTACAAAACTGGAATTGGGCGGCGCGCAGAAAGTATGTTTAGCTCTTTTAAATGGAGCGCAAGAACAAGGCCACACGAGTTTTTTAATTGCAGGCGATGGCGGCATTTTATCTCAATCGGTTGCACACAATAAAAATGTTTTTTTATTAAATTCACTAAAACGAGAAGCGAATTTCGCATCGATTTGGGCCGAATTGAAAGCATTTAAAGATCTTGTCGCACACATAAGAAAAATTAGAATTAATTTCCCGAACTTAATCGTGCATACTCACAGCACAAAGGCTGGCATTATAGGAAGATGGGCCGCATTTTTTGCCGGCGCTTCTCGGCGCGTTCATACGATTCATGGTTTTGCATTTCATGATCATCAATCATGGCCACTTTGGTTTTTAATCTATGTTCTTGAGCTTCTGACAAGTTTTATCACAACGCATTATGTTTGCGTTTCTTCGTACGATGTGCGAAAAGCTATTAACTTATTTCCGCGCTTTGCAAAAAAACATTCAATTATTCGCGCTGCGGTTGATCCCGAACCGTTTTTTCACGCTTCACGAAAAACAACGTTCGAAACCAAAAATGATTTATTCACTTTTGGGACCGTATCGTGTTTTAAAAAACAAAAAAATCTTTTTGATATGCTTCAAGCATTCTCTTATGGATATGAAAAAAATAATTTAATACGCCTTGAGATTATCGGAGACGGCGCAATGCGCCCCTCGCTTGAAGCATGGATTGCTCAGCGTAATTTGCAAGACGTTGTTAAATTACATGGCTGGCAAGAGAACGTCGCACCAATTATGGCAACATGGAACGCATTTCTTTTAAGTTCCCTCTGGGAAGGATTGCCGTGTGCAATAGTTGAAGCGCGACTTTTAAAACTTCCCGTGCTTTCTTATGATACGGGCGGTGTGCATGACGTGATATTTAACGGCGAAAATGGATTATTATACAAACCAAAATATTGGCAAGAACTTGCGCAAGGTATGCTTTCGGTAAGCAGCAATCGATTATTGCATAAAAAACTTTCGCAATTCAAAGATGATCTTTCATCATTTGATCAGAATGTAATGATCAATCAACACTTGCAGCTTTATCGTTCATTTTAG
- a CDS encoding cysteine synthase family protein — protein MTQNQVEKKTSIQKLIPKEYKNVIESIGNTPLVKVDFGTAPLMLAKLDYLNPGGSIKDRSALYMIEEAERLGLLKPGGTIIDASSGNQGIASAMIGAVKGYNVIITVSEKISKEKLQTIKAYGAQVVMCPATSYLEDPNSYHSKAVEIHKNTPNSFMPNQYFNKSNAWAHYYSLGPEIWNQTDGMVTHVFAAVGTGGHMSGLGKYLKEKNPNVKVIALDSINSWRSTNGNPKPYKIEGIGVDFASPVLDYSVIDEFVGVSDEDGLGMLKTMARHHGLLIGPSSGAVAYAACEYSKKLKATDVGVMIFGDSGRAYLTKDFY, from the coding sequence ATGACACAAAATCAAGTCGAAAAAAAAACGTCGATTCAAAAACTAATTCCTAAAGAATATAAAAACGTTATTGAATCGATCGGCAATACACCGTTAGTTAAAGTGGATTTTGGAACGGCACCCTTGATGCTTGCAAAACTGGATTATCTCAATCCAGGCGGCAGCATAAAAGATAGATCAGCACTTTATATGATTGAAGAAGCAGAACGTCTTGGCCTCTTAAAACCTGGCGGAACGATTATTGATGCATCTTCTGGAAATCAAGGAATCGCCAGCGCAATGATCGGTGCGGTTAAAGGATACAACGTTATCATCACCGTTTCTGAAAAAATCAGCAAAGAAAAATTGCAAACAATTAAAGCATACGGCGCGCAGGTTGTAATGTGCCCCGCTACTTCATACCTTGAAGATCCCAATTCCTATCACAGCAAAGCGGTAGAAATTCATAAAAATACACCCAACTCATTTATGCCAAACCAATATTTCAATAAATCAAATGCGTGGGCGCATTATTATTCCCTCGGCCCTGAAATCTGGAATCAAACGGACGGCATGGTAACTCACGTTTTTGCGGCAGTGGGAACCGGTGGCCATATGAGCGGATTAGGCAAATATTTAAAAGAAAAAAATCCGAACGTAAAAGTAATTGCGCTCGATTCAATTAATTCATGGCGCTCCACAAACGGAAATCCAAAGCCGTATAAAATTGAAGGAATCGGCGTAGATTTTGCATCGCCTGTTCTTGATTATTCAGTCATTGATGAATTTGTCGGCGTAAGCGATGAAGATGGGCTTGGTATGCTCAAAACAATGGCACGCCATCATGGCTTGCTCATTGGGCCAAGCAGCGGTGCAGTGGCTTATGCTGCATGCGAATATAGCAAAAAACTCAAAGCGACCGATGTTGGCGTTATGATTTTTGGCGATTCTGGAAGAGCTTATTTGACGAAAGATTTTTATTAA
- a CDS encoding ATP-binding protein — translation MHGLKKHILSIIVVTKFYCISAMEPQPAPEIVSYAQEFAQDEIRPELLEQLLATCPKLKQLVFRLQNPLRYGRTIPTKLLLVGPPGVGKTTIAKGIASLINRPYIFLRASLLTNEYKNSGPQNLAREIIPILQSGQPYVIIVDELHALTENYKKDHNADPGTAEALWSILDECAKNPQVLFIGTTNDAVKLPEPLKTRFANGIIEIPLPNLEQRTNIIKYYLHNISYTFDRSYFTTLAKQTNQLSGRNLEQLVSDAITYALDREEIPMIRKKDFERALKDMNENQSSLALLGWEKHKQFLKDNATTIATIIGIGVSLVGLAMQYWSMQRQISLQLVAQNAQIDQNKKFLDHQVKVQNEQFTIEQGNKEKKANQSAFIQKTGAGAGIVTGAFTLAASFPPLWPVAYVIGGSGALMAADAFDQNWSKM, via the coding sequence ATGCACGGCCTCAAAAAACATATCCTCTCAATAATAGTAGTGACGAAATTTTACTGTATATCGGCAATGGAACCGCAACCTGCACCAGAAATTGTTTCCTATGCTCAAGAATTCGCGCAGGATGAGATTCGCCCAGAGCTTCTTGAGCAATTGCTTGCTACGTGCCCCAAACTGAAGCAATTGGTTTTCCGTTTACAAAATCCTCTCCGCTATGGCAGAACAATCCCTACTAAACTTTTGCTCGTTGGCCCTCCTGGAGTTGGCAAAACTACTATTGCAAAAGGAATTGCTTCACTCATTAATCGCCCCTATATATTTCTTCGAGCATCGTTACTCACAAATGAATATAAAAATTCTGGGCCGCAAAATTTAGCGCGCGAAATAATACCTATTTTACAAAGCGGGCAACCTTATGTAATCATCGTGGATGAACTGCATGCGCTCACTGAAAATTATAAAAAAGACCACAATGCAGATCCAGGAACTGCAGAAGCATTATGGTCGATTCTCGATGAATGCGCCAAAAATCCACAAGTTCTTTTTATTGGTACCACCAATGATGCTGTAAAACTTCCAGAACCGCTCAAAACAAGATTTGCAAACGGGATCATTGAAATACCACTGCCAAATCTTGAACAGCGAACTAATATTATTAAATATTATTTACACAACATCTCTTACACATTCGACAGATCATATTTTACAACTCTGGCAAAACAAACGAATCAACTTTCGGGTCGCAATCTTGAGCAACTAGTTTCTGATGCGATTACGTACGCTTTAGATCGAGAAGAAATTCCGATGATTAGAAAAAAAGATTTTGAGCGCGCTTTGAAGGATATGAATGAAAATCAAAGTTCATTGGCATTGTTGGGCTGGGAAAAACATAAGCAATTTTTAAAAGATAACGCCACAACTATCGCCACGATTATTGGTATAGGTGTAAGCCTTGTTGGGCTCGCAATGCAATACTGGTCGATGCAGCGACAAATTTCCCTTCAGTTAGTTGCGCAAAACGCGCAAATAGACCAAAATAAAAAATTTCTCGATCATCAAGTAAAAGTGCAAAATGAGCAATTTACTATCGAACAGGGAAACAAAGAAAAAAAAGCAAACCAGTCTGCGTTCATACAAAAAACTGGTGCCGGCGCGGGTATAGTTACAGGAGCATTTACATTAGCTGCATCATTCCCACCCCTTTGGCCAGTAGCTTACGTAATTGGTGGTAGTGGAGCATTGATGGCTGCTGATGCATTTGATCAGAATTGGAGCAAGATGTGA
- a CDS encoding EndoU domain-containing protein: MIFSKARKKLSKKILFAAFVSFSFSTLQSMAIPWQTIAPTLANLSYGCGALVNKLLNTQRHSIPSPAQQIPITRAPLILSVRQSSIAPIRSLCIKSPIETYSRALHCKLQQNLPTALLKNPASTATPKLRLGHLPSARGKSEIYKTKTASSLLKLPQVRPDLQYVKPKSAWESFIDKLTITVVPHDIDYRTYGAVSDLHRATVEQQSLINQYQQNGMFHVLEQNVAKFQSILLDLSRSDPQGVIARNKFSELQAPLPLAQHYLNDFKTCIKMFAFDKADTIKQNLSKVDSFYIAAHCQSFIQRSFGAQAAADFVKMGCEQKIPGYLELSGQVKYGNIFSRARRWFAGCKTGFRSNEFNPHHILENSFNQKITHVRTLCENQKFHLAHAYIQQSSGESKQSLLGVYGEYFKQSYNQLGIERCYENDPFFAQISSQLKYSSVPSAGLNDVFKSRHDMFNAIKQTCAIPNNADAFSNSLMWHLVDQCGNNATPKQMVSDLAVLCKDSAAKTISGAYHHFFDGNGIFKLLNYDKSNFAHLSFHESIHHERNTHTRIFLNDLIQIPCTTKQQLEAFSSALNHLNQSCKNPSLATQHMTFAQDIANALSNPDYDQKIISCGDFSKYDMRLLKLGSEIITAKNNTNVQLADMQELNAALAQLNDAGIARLNGDYYLSEHLTNKTLGSLDIESSSFWQQEKTSFIKPISADLKTSFFNIQSPKTQEAAPSKNSFANGFAAAVGARALQQAFSGNSFAPAPSANYSQTQTDAASACPQCANDADAIHEYFDYLNQGGQPVAISGGQADAAQKAKEDDCNEAPTKLSLLEQIELARKANDYFREQIAKYEAEIVEAIKKKLKENNLNYEPTIHVKDINMKHIMFTESRGKNPVGLHSKRWNPERIVTASVRPCKFNTSHGKVQLNCITKPSTFFPDSWNEFMIVDKIFEALKNIINVNTISSKLIIKGITQEQIYIELHLESGGLISTAYPSFKDLCI, encoded by the coding sequence GTGATTTTTTCCAAAGCACGAAAAAAACTCTCTAAGAAAATCTTATTCGCTGCATTCGTTTCATTCAGCTTTTCAACATTGCAATCTATGGCAATACCGTGGCAAACCATTGCACCGACTCTTGCAAATTTAAGCTACGGATGCGGAGCTTTAGTTAATAAACTCTTAAACACACAGCGCCATAGCATTCCATCTCCAGCTCAACAAATACCAATTACTCGCGCGCCTCTAATTTTAAGCGTTAGGCAATCCTCGATCGCCCCAATTAGATCATTATGCATAAAATCGCCAATCGAAACCTACAGCAGAGCGCTTCATTGTAAATTGCAACAGAATTTACCTACAGCGCTTCTCAAAAACCCCGCTTCGACCGCAACGCCAAAACTACGATTGGGTCACCTGCCCTCAGCTCGTGGCAAAAGCGAAATTTATAAAACGAAAACTGCATCATCGCTCCTAAAATTGCCTCAAGTCAGGCCAGATTTGCAGTATGTAAAACCTAAAAGCGCTTGGGAATCTTTTATCGATAAATTAACAATAACAGTCGTTCCACATGATATTGATTATCGCACATATGGCGCAGTCTCCGATCTGCATCGAGCTACCGTCGAACAGCAATCCCTCATCAACCAATACCAGCAAAATGGCATGTTCCATGTGCTAGAACAGAACGTTGCAAAATTTCAATCAATCTTATTGGATCTCTCGCGATCAGATCCTCAAGGCGTTATCGCGCGCAATAAATTTTCTGAATTGCAAGCACCTTTGCCACTCGCCCAGCATTATCTTAATGATTTTAAAACATGCATAAAAATGTTTGCTTTTGATAAAGCAGATACCATAAAACAAAACCTTTCGAAAGTTGATTCATTTTATATAGCAGCTCATTGTCAATCATTTATACAACGAAGCTTCGGCGCTCAAGCAGCAGCCGATTTTGTAAAAATGGGATGCGAACAAAAAATTCCTGGGTACCTTGAACTCAGCGGGCAAGTAAAATATGGAAATATTTTTTCTCGAGCGCGTCGATGGTTTGCAGGATGTAAAACTGGATTCCGTTCAAATGAATTTAATCCGCATCATATTCTTGAAAATAGCTTTAATCAAAAGATAACGCACGTACGAACATTATGCGAAAACCAAAAATTCCATTTAGCTCATGCTTATATTCAGCAATCGTCAGGGGAAAGCAAGCAAAGTTTGCTGGGTGTTTATGGGGAATATTTTAAACAAAGCTATAATCAACTTGGTATCGAGCGCTGTTATGAAAATGATCCTTTTTTTGCGCAAATTTCATCCCAACTTAAATATAGTAGCGTACCCAGCGCAGGCCTCAATGATGTTTTTAAATCACGCCACGATATGTTCAATGCCATTAAGCAAACATGCGCTATCCCTAACAACGCTGACGCGTTCAGCAATTCTTTAATGTGGCATCTAGTTGATCAATGCGGAAATAACGCAACTCCAAAGCAGATGGTGAGCGATTTAGCTGTTCTGTGCAAAGATAGCGCAGCCAAAACAATTTCTGGAGCGTATCATCATTTTTTTGATGGCAACGGGATCTTTAAGCTCTTAAATTATGATAAATCTAACTTTGCGCATCTTTCTTTTCATGAATCGATTCACCATGAACGCAATACTCACACACGAATCTTCTTAAATGATCTTATACAGATTCCGTGTACAACCAAGCAACAGTTAGAGGCTTTTTCAAGCGCCCTAAATCACCTAAACCAATCATGCAAAAATCCTTCCCTAGCTACGCAACATATGACGTTCGCGCAAGACATTGCCAATGCGCTCTCAAATCCTGATTACGACCAAAAAATTATTTCCTGCGGCGATTTTAGTAAATATGATATGCGCCTTCTTAAACTTGGATCCGAAATAATTACCGCTAAGAATAATACGAATGTTCAGCTTGCTGACATGCAAGAGCTGAATGCTGCATTGGCGCAACTAAACGATGCTGGAATCGCACGCTTGAATGGAGATTATTATCTTTCAGAACACCTAACCAACAAAACCTTAGGATCGCTCGATATTGAATCAAGCAGTTTTTGGCAGCAAGAAAAAACGAGCTTTATAAAACCGATATCCGCTGATTTAAAAACATCATTTTTCAATATTCAATCTCCCAAAACTCAAGAAGCTGCCCCTTCTAAAAATAGTTTTGCAAACGGTTTTGCGGCCGCCGTGGGAGCTCGAGCATTGCAGCAGGCTTTTTCTGGAAATTCTTTCGCGCCAGCACCTTCAGCTAATTATTCACAGACGCAAACAGATGCCGCTAGTGCGTGCCCGCAATGTGCAAACGATGCAGACGCAATTCATGAGTATTTTGACTATTTAAATCAAGGCGGCCAACCTGTTGCCATTTCTGGCGGACAGGCTGATGCTGCTCAAAAGGCAAAAGAAGACGATTGCAATGAAGCGCCGACAAAATTATCACTTTTAGAACAAATAGAATTAGCAAGAAAAGCAAATGATTATTTCCGGGAACAAATTGCGAAATATGAAGCTGAAATCGTTGAGGCGATAAAGAAAAAGCTCAAAGAAAATAATTTAAATTATGAACCAACGATTCACGTTAAAGATATTAATATGAAACACATCATGTTTACAGAATCGAGAGGCAAAAACCCAGTCGGATTACATTCAAAACGCTGGAATCCTGAACGAATAGTTACGGCAAGCGTCCGCCCTTGCAAATTCAATACAAGCCATGGGAAAGTTCAGCTCAATTGCATCACTAAACCTTCAACCTTTTTCCCCGATAGCTGGAATGAATTCATGATTGTTGATAAAATTTTTGAAGCATTAAAGAATATTATTAACGTAAATACAATAAGCAGTAAATTAATAATAAAAGGAATTACGCAAGAACAAATCTATATTGAATTACATCTTGAAAGTGGAGGTTTAATTTCAACGGCCTATCCATCATTTAAGGATTTATGCATTTAG
- a CDS encoding glycosyltransferase produces the protein MGSAVKVIHIISSLKMGGAESLLYDLTERLQEKNIQQAVVYFHEGPFVARINELGIKTYHVKGYFCLFDPFFWIALYRAIDSEKPSCIHASLWAANVASRIVGKLKGIPVICALHNNHDQNGFVRNAIDSLSLWLADEIIAVSEGICRTMNDYRFMPAQRVHIIKNGIDADRIRSKSEKNLITRESLGLTEDNFVFGSVGRFVPLKNYSFLIEVFAKIHKNYPSTRLVLVGGGPQEAYLRSLAEKLDIKDAVIFIVGKNAIGYYPIFDCFVQSSVKEGISMALLEAMSIGIPCVVTNAELEHDVIQHKKNGLLLPANNGPIFYDNLCAIMTDSPFAAALGKEGMATIANEFRFDRMADSYRELYERLSGKK, from the coding sequence ATGGGGAGCGCAGTTAAAGTAATTCATATCATTTCAAGCCTTAAAATGGGCGGCGCAGAGAGTTTGCTTTATGATCTGACTGAGCGGCTTCAAGAAAAAAACATTCAGCAAGCAGTGGTTTATTTTCATGAAGGCCCTTTTGTCGCGCGCATTAATGAACTTGGCATAAAAACCTATCACGTTAAAGGCTATTTTTGTCTATTCGATCCGTTTTTTTGGATTGCGCTTTATCGAGCAATCGATTCAGAAAAACCGAGTTGTATTCACGCATCACTTTGGGCGGCAAATGTGGCCAGCCGAATAGTAGGGAAACTGAAAGGTATTCCCGTCATTTGTGCGCTTCATAATAATCACGATCAAAACGGTTTCGTGCGGAATGCGATCGATTCGCTTTCCCTTTGGTTGGCAGATGAGATTATCGCTGTTTCAGAGGGGATTTGCCGCACCATGAACGATTATCGCTTTATGCCAGCGCAACGCGTTCACATTATTAAAAATGGCATTGATGCCGATCGAATACGCAGCAAGAGTGAAAAAAATCTTATAACTAGAGAGAGTTTAGGCCTTACTGAAGATAATTTTGTGTTTGGCTCGGTTGGCCGTTTCGTGCCACTTAAAAATTACTCATTCTTAATCGAAGTTTTTGCAAAAATTCATAAGAATTATCCCTCAACCCGCTTAGTTTTGGTTGGCGGCGGGCCCCAGGAGGCCTATTTGCGTTCACTGGCGGAGAAATTGGATATAAAAGACGCGGTTATTTTTATCGTTGGGAAGAATGCGATCGGCTATTATCCTATTTTTGATTGCTTCGTTCAATCTTCTGTAAAAGAGGGGATTTCAATGGCACTTTTAGAGGCGATGAGTATCGGAATTCCCTGTGTGGTTACCAATGCCGAGCTTGAGCACGATGTCATTCAGCATAAAAAAAATGGGCTTTTATTGCCCGCAAATAACGGCCCTATTTTTTATGATAATTTATGCGCTATAATGACCGATAGCCCATTTGCGGCCGCTCTCGGGAAAGAGGGGATGGCTACAATAGCGAATGAATTTAGATTTGACCGAATGGCAGATTCCTACCGGGAGCTTTATGAAAGACTTTCTGGGAAAAAATAG
- a CDS encoding AMP-binding protein: protein MQVRHSRAEIGRFNHLKSEFSHNGSFIFAGHLLKRAAMKFADMPALIADEEIVTYKKLYERATAVTLALRQMGVKAGDRVCVLFENSIDFYIAYYGAWQTGAVVAPLNTYLHEKELDHIISDAQPKALLAGAQLAEKIKQIARELPPLISAEQMAQFALPTDDQLKNLEIPEREEDEIAVLLYTSGTTGVPKGVMLSTKCILTNIMQGLAILDVHPEDRVLGVLPFFHSFAQFACVWGNLVVGASVIIVPKIDRKYILHGLSHKPTAVIGVPAMYGLFCLMRTIDFSSVRYFVSGGDAMPDKIRTGFEIIYRRKISNGYGMTETSPLIAINFDEELCDPNTVGRPAIGIDCSIRDEDNKEVPYGKKGLLWVKGDNVMLGYYNAPEQTAAVMQDGWLNTGDCAYFDDQGRIVIYGRERDIIKNKGLIIYPQEIENIIMGHPAVIKVAVVGKKDEAIGEIPVAFLALKEKVTDIEKQLKELCARNLALYKIPRKFIVMDDLPMTALGKIDKKKLRVELANHTIRD, encoded by the coding sequence ATGCAGGTGCGCCATTCTCGGGCCGAAATTGGCCGATTCAATCATTTAAAGTCTGAATTTTCTCATAACGGTTCATTTATTTTTGCGGGGCATTTACTAAAAAGGGCGGCAATGAAATTTGCCGATATGCCGGCGCTTATTGCCGATGAGGAAATCGTTACCTATAAAAAGCTTTATGAACGAGCGACAGCGGTTACTCTCGCGTTAAGGCAAATGGGCGTAAAAGCTGGCGATCGCGTGTGCGTACTTTTTGAAAATTCGATCGACTTTTACATTGCCTATTACGGCGCTTGGCAAACCGGAGCGGTGGTTGCCCCACTCAACACGTATTTGCATGAAAAAGAACTTGATCATATTATTAGCGATGCGCAACCGAAAGCACTCCTTGCAGGTGCGCAGCTTGCTGAAAAAATAAAACAAATTGCCCGAGAACTCCCACCATTAATTTCTGCAGAGCAAATGGCGCAGTTTGCCCTACCGACCGACGATCAGCTGAAAAATCTGGAAATTCCTGAGCGGGAAGAGGATGAAATTGCGGTACTCCTTTATACTTCAGGAACAACAGGTGTTCCGAAAGGCGTAATGTTGAGCACAAAATGCATTTTGACCAATATCATGCAAGGCTTAGCGATTTTAGATGTTCATCCCGAGGATCGCGTGTTGGGTGTTTTGCCGTTCTTTCACAGCTTTGCACAGTTTGCATGTGTTTGGGGAAATCTAGTGGTTGGTGCAAGCGTTATCATTGTGCCCAAAATTGACCGCAAATACATTCTTCATGGCTTGAGCCATAAACCCACTGCTGTGATTGGGGTTCCTGCAATGTATGGCCTATTTTGTTTGATGCGCACCATAGATTTTAGTTCCGTTCGATATTTTGTTTCGGGTGGCGACGCGATGCCGGATAAAATTCGAACCGGTTTTGAAATTATTTATCGCCGCAAAATTAGCAATGGCTATGGAATGACCGAAACTTCGCCGTTGATCGCGATCAACTTTGACGAGGAACTGTGTGACCCAAATACGGTAGGTCGCCCAGCGATTGGCATTGATTGTTCGATCCGTGATGAAGATAATAAAGAAGTTCCGTACGGTAAAAAAGGGTTACTTTGGGTGAAGGGCGATAACGTGATGCTTGGGTATTATAACGCGCCGGAGCAAACAGCTGCTGTGATGCAGGATGGTTGGCTCAATACGGGAGATTGCGCCTATTTTGATGATCAAGGCCGCATAGTGATTTATGGACGCGAGCGGGACATTATCAAAAACAAAGGGCTCATTATTTATCCGCAAGAGATCGAAAATATTATTATGGGTCATCCAGCGGTGATCAAAGTGGCTGTCGTAGGAAAAAAAGATGAAGCAATAGGTGAGATTCCGGTAGCGTTTCTGGCGCTGAAAGAAAAAGTTACCGATATTGAAAAGCAGCTAAAAGAATTATGTGCACGTAATTTAGCTCTTTATAAAATTCCGCGAAAATTTATCGTGATGGATGATTTGCCGATGACCGCTTTGGGCAAAATAGATAAAAAGAAGCTTCGTGTTGAGTTAGCAAATCACACGATCAGAGATTAA
- a CDS encoding ferredoxin, whose protein sequence is MFVKKVIIQPGCITCGACEFITPEVFEVTDICRVKKEANFNAHKEQIKEAALACPVAVIKYEE, encoded by the coding sequence ATATTTGTGAAAAAAGTTATTATTCAACCCGGATGCATTACCTGCGGTGCGTGTGAATTTATTACGCCTGAGGTTTTTGAGGTTACCGATATCTGTCGTGTAAAAAAAGAAGCTAATTTTAACGCGCACAAAGAGCAGATTAAAGAAGCTGCGCTTGCATGTCCTGTTGCCGTTATCAAGTATGAGGAATAA